One Thiocapsa sp. genomic window carries:
- the dxs gene encoding 1-deoxy-D-xylulose-5-phosphate synthase, whose protein sequence is MPDRPSSDTGITLHRYPLLASINSPADLRALPEHLLPSVVNELRGYLVDTVAQTGGHLAAGLGVVELTVGLHYVFDTPADRLVWDVGHQAYPHKILTGRRDRMLSLRQKDGLSGFPKRCESDYDCFGVGHSSTSISAALGMALAARQQGEHRDAVAIIGDGALSAGMAFEALNHAGSMDIDLVVILNDNEMSISPPVGAITNHLARLLSGKIYTTMREGSKTALRGMPQLRHLVGRWEEHMKGMLMPSTLFEELGFNYIGPIDGHDVHSVVKTLRNIKEMRGQRFLHVVTQKGHGYEPAEGQPVTYHGVTPFDRRTGELRKGASKGPTYTQIFGSWLCDTAEADPRLVGITPAMCEGSGLTVFSKRFPERFFDVGIAEQHAVTLAAGMACEGVKPVVAIYSSFLQRAYDQLIHDVCLQGLDVTFAVDRGGLVGADGATHAGSFDLSFSRPLPQLVIMAPADENECRAMLRTAYEYPGPAMVRYPRGNGPGVAIDPETPALPIGRGEVMRQGRRVALLAFGSMVTPALTAAETLDATVANMRFVKPLDGALIRALAQGHDLLVTVEENSIAGGAGSGVAEWLAAEGIDIPCVHLGLPDRYIDHAEHAQQLAACGLNADGILASVRDAYGLRFPDRDLSAVTDTGSPDGTRVRHQGAGAA, encoded by the coding sequence ATGCCCGACCGCCCTTCGAGTGACACCGGTATCACCCTGCACCGCTATCCGTTGCTGGCTTCGATCAACTCCCCGGCGGATCTTCGCGCCTTGCCGGAGCATCTGCTGCCTTCGGTCGTCAACGAGCTGCGAGGCTATCTCGTCGACACCGTCGCACAAACCGGCGGTCATCTTGCTGCCGGCCTCGGCGTGGTGGAGTTGACGGTCGGTCTGCACTACGTCTTCGACACCCCCGCCGACCGGCTGGTCTGGGACGTCGGCCACCAGGCCTACCCGCATAAGATCCTGACCGGGCGACGCGATCGCATGCTCTCCTTGCGCCAGAAAGACGGACTCTCCGGCTTTCCCAAGCGCTGCGAGAGCGACTACGACTGCTTCGGCGTCGGCCATTCGAGCACCTCCATCAGTGCCGCGCTCGGCATGGCGTTGGCCGCGAGACAACAAGGCGAGCACCGCGATGCGGTCGCCATCATCGGCGACGGGGCCTTGAGTGCCGGGATGGCATTCGAGGCGCTGAACCACGCGGGCTCGATGGATATCGATCTGGTCGTTATCCTCAACGACAACGAGATGTCCATTTCGCCGCCCGTCGGTGCCATTACCAACCATCTTGCGAGGCTGCTGTCGGGCAAGATCTACACGACCATGCGCGAGGGCAGCAAGACGGCTCTGCGCGGGATGCCGCAGCTGCGTCATCTGGTTGGCCGCTGGGAAGAGCACATGAAAGGCATGTTGATGCCGAGCACCCTGTTCGAGGAGCTCGGGTTCAACTATATCGGCCCCATCGACGGTCACGACGTGCATTCGGTGGTCAAGACACTGCGCAACATCAAAGAGATGCGCGGTCAGCGTTTCCTCCATGTAGTGACTCAGAAGGGCCACGGCTACGAGCCTGCCGAGGGCCAGCCGGTGACCTATCACGGCGTCACGCCGTTCGATCGACGCACCGGCGAGCTGCGCAAGGGCGCCTCCAAGGGTCCGACCTACACGCAGATCTTCGGCAGTTGGCTCTGCGACACGGCCGAGGCCGATCCGCGCTTGGTCGGCATCACGCCGGCGATGTGCGAGGGCTCGGGCCTGACGGTCTTCTCCAAACGCTTCCCGGAGCGCTTTTTCGACGTCGGGATTGCCGAGCAGCATGCGGTGACCTTGGCGGCGGGCATGGCCTGCGAGGGTGTCAAACCCGTCGTTGCCATCTACTCGAGCTTTCTGCAGCGTGCCTACGACCAACTGATCCACGACGTCTGTCTGCAGGGGCTGGACGTGACCTTCGCGGTCGACCGGGGCGGTCTGGTCGGCGCGGATGGGGCGACCCATGCCGGCAGCTTCGATCTGAGCTTCAGCCGACCGCTTCCCCAGCTCGTCATCATGGCGCCGGCGGACGAGAACGAGTGTCGCGCCATGCTGCGGACCGCCTACGAGTATCCGGGTCCGGCGATGGTGCGCTATCCGCGCGGCAATGGCCCGGGCGTGGCGATCGACCCCGAAACGCCGGCCCTGCCGATCGGTCGCGGAGAGGTCATGCGGCAGGGGAGGCGAGTGGCGCTGCTCGCCTTCGGCAGCATGGTCACTCCCGCATTGACGGCAGCGGAGACCTTGGATGCGACGGTGGCCAACATGCGCTTCGTCAAGCCGCTGGACGGCGCGCTCATCCGGGCGCTGGCGCAGGGCCATGATCTCCTGGTGACCGTCGAGGAGAACAGCATCGCCGGAGGCGCCGGGAGCGGCGTGGCCGAGTGGCTGGCCGCCGAGGGTATCGACATCCCCTGCGTGCATCTCGGGCTTCCGGATCGCTATATCGATCATGCCGAGCATGCCCAACAGCTCGCCGCCTGTGGTTTGAATGCCGACGGCATCCTCGCCTCCGTGCGCGACGCCTACGGGCTTCGGTTTCCCGATCGTGATCTGTCGGCGGTCACGGACACCGGGTCCCCGGACGGTACCCGGGTCAGACACCAGGGCGCCGGCGCCGCATGA